Genomic segment of SAR324 cluster bacterium:
TTTGTGAAATTTAAAAAGCTCATCTCTCTGCTTTTGACGGTTATCTTTCTAGCTTTATCGATTTTTCATTTCTTCGATTGGATTAACATTCTCATCACGCATGATTACACAACGGGACAACGTGTAGCTGAAACGGGTTTTTATCAACAACTTTTCACAGTAATTATTTTTGCTGATATCTTTATTCTGATCATTTCATTTATGTATTCAGATAGTTATGAGCTTACATTTAGAAATGCGGGATATGTTATTTCCACACTACTCATACGTTTTGGATTTGCTGTTGAGAAACCCTTTGATTTGATGTTCTTCATTACAGCTATTGCCTTTGGAGTACTCCTGCTCCTGATCTACCGTTATTTCGTCAAATATACACGGCCCATCAATCTTTGAGAGGATTGGTTAAATACTCCCTCTCAAATAAGATCAAGACTGATTTTTCAATCATCTGTGCTAGCGTTTAGGCTTTGCGTCATCCTCAACTCACAAATTATCGAAGCTAAAGAAGATTATGGAATGGAGAAGATCTAACCTGTGTGGAACCCTACGAGCTGAAAATCTTGGAGAAACAGTGACTTTGATGGGTTGGTGCCAAACACGAAGAGACCACGGAGGGGTGATCTTTGTTGATTTGAGAGATTATACCGGAATATGTCAGGTCGTTTTTCGTAAAGAAGCTAGTGCAGAAGCGCATGAAAGAGCTGATTCAATACGCTCCGAGTTTGTGATTGCGGTTCGAGGAAAAGTTGAGAATAGAATAGATGGAAACTTAAACCCTAAACTACCTACCGGTGAAATTGAGATCATTGTTCATGAACTCAATATCTTGAGTGAATCTCAAACTCCACCATATGTCCTTGATGAAAGAGAACAAGTCGAGGAACGCCTACGTTTACAATATCGCTATCTGGACTTGAGACATCCGACGATGCAAAAGAATTTGATATTACGGTCCAAAGCGATGCACCAGACTAGAAATTTTCTTGCCGATCAGGGTTTCTTCGAAATTGAGACACCAATGCTGACCAAGTCAACACCAGAAGGTGCTAGAGATTATTTGGTCCCATCTCGTGTACATCCTGGAAGTTTCTATGCTCTTCCACAATCTCCCCAGATTTTTAAGCAACTCGTGATGGTCTCAGGTTATGATCGATACATGCAGATTGCTCGTTGTTTTAGAGATGAAGACCTAAGGGGGAACCGCCAGCCAGAATTTACCCAATTAGATTTGGAAATGAGCTTCATCCAACCTGCAGATATTTACAATTTGGTTGAAGGCTTACTGAGTTCACTATTTGAAACATTGCTTGATGTCAAAATCTCTACTCCCTTTGAAAGAATGCCCTATCAAACTGCGATGCAGGACTATGGAGTTGATGCCCCAGATTTGCGATTTGACTTAAAGTTAATTGATATTAGTGACATTGCGGGTCAATGTGGTCTCAAAGTTTTTTCAGAGGCCATTGAACGGGGTGGAATCGCCAAGGCTATCAATGTTAAACGAGGCTCAGAGTTTTCTCGGAAGGAACTCGATGAATTGACTGAATTTGTCAAAATCTATGGTGCCAAAGGGATGGCCTGGGTTAAAATAAACGAAGAAGGTTGGCAATCACCTATCGCGAAATTTTTCACTGTGGAAGATCAGCGCGCTATCGAAAAGCGATTGGATGTGGAGGTGGGGGATCTAATTCTTTTTGGAGCTGACAACAAAAATATAGTCAATGATGCACTTGGCAATTTGCGCAAAGAAGTGGCCCGACGCAGAAAACTGATCCCTAAAAATACATATAAGTTCGTTTGGATTACAGATTTTCCCCTATTGGAATATTCAGTATCTGATAAACGATATCATGCTGTTCATCACCCCTTCACAATGCCCAATTTAGAGGATTTGCAGAAGTACGGAGAGACTGAGCCTCAGCATATCCGTTCGGTAGCCTATGATGTGGTACTGAATGGGGTTGAGCTTGGTGGTGGTAGTATCCGGATACATCGGCAAGATATACAGCAACAGGTGTTTAAGTGGTTGGAGCTAAGTGACGAAGAGATTGAAGAGAAGTTTGGGTTCTTGCTCCAAGCTCTTTCTTTTGGTGCTCCCCCTCATGGAGGTATTGCCTTGGGGTTTGATCGATTGATGATGTTTCTACTGGATACTGATTCTATCAGGGATGTTGTGGCCTTCCCGAAAACTCAGCGTGCATCTTGTCTGATGATGGAAGCGCCATCTAAGGTATCTGTCAGCGCTCTTGAAGAGCTGCATCTCCGGGTTCGGCAGTTACCTAAATTCGAATGATTAAGATCAATTGGGCAGCGTCATTTCAATCTGTTCAAATTGTGCTTCTGGGAGGTGATGGCGGAGGTGTTTTAAATTACTTGGGATAGAAGTTAATTCTAGGAAAATTCCTTCTTCACGGTAGTCTATTTTATTGACCCGACTCCATTCATAAATTTCCGCTAAGCGGCGAATGTGCTGATAATCTAGCAGAACTTGAACAGTTTCCATTCTTTTTTCAAAAAAATTGACAATCGCCTCTTGAAGTTCTGTAACCTCTCCCTTGGCGGCCGATATAAAAACCGCTTCCGGATAACTTCTTCTCAAAATAGCTTGTTCCAAAAGATCGAGTTGATCTGTTTTGTTGAAAACTAAGATTTTTGGAATTCCTACAGCTTGAATTTCGTCAAGCACAGCTAATGTAGTCTTGATGTGTTCTTCAGGTTCGGTTCCAACTTCAACAACATGAAGTAACAGGTCAGCATCACGGATCGTTTCGAGCGTGGAATGGAATGATGCCACTAATTCATGAGGCAGATTTCGAATGAAACCAACGGTGTCTGATAGTAGGATTTTCGGCCTGCTCTCTTCTTCTAACAATCTCGTAGTTGAATCCAAGGTTGCAAAGAGCTTATTTTCAATGAGCAAATCTGCATTGGTTAATGCATTCATGATCGTTGATTTTCCAGCGTTTGTGTAGCCGACTAGGCTGACTTGTAAGCATGAACTCCGGCGCTTTTTTTGATTGTTCCTTTCACGATCGACTCTTTGGAGATCTTCTTTAAGATGAGCAATTTTGCGACGTAAAATTTGTCTGTCTTTCTCAATTTGTTTTTCACCAGTTCCTCTGGAAACACCAATCCCACCTCTCTCGCGGTCTAAATGTTTCCACATCCCTAACAAACGGGGAAGTAGGTACTCTGATTGTGCCAGTTCTATTTGAAGTTTAGCCTCTCTTGTACGGGCATTTCTTCCAAAGATTTCTAAGATCAATTGAGTTCTATCCAACACCGGCTTATGCAAAGATTTCTCTAGATTTTGTGCTTGTTTGGGGCTGAGTTGACCATCAGTGATCAAAAATGAAATACTGTGTTTGTGGATGAGGTCTTTGATCTGCCCCAGTTTTCCTTTTCCAAAAAAGAAAGCTGGATGGGGCTGATCTCTTTGTTGAACTAACGCATCGCGAACCACTGCTCCAAGGGAGTAAGAGAGTGCTTGGAGTTCCTGCAGGGAATGATCAATGTCTAGACGTGATTTTTCTGGTAAATGCAGGGAAAGTAAAAGGACATTCGGATAATTACGGAAAAAAAGAGTCTCGTGCATCTACCTCTAGCTTTTGGGATTGAATGAATTCAAAGTCAAATAGTCGACCAAAGTAGGTGGAAAAGTTTTCCTTTCCAGCAAAATTAAAAATTGCTGAAGCAAAATCATTTCTGCAACATACAATAGATTGACAC
This window contains:
- the aspS gene encoding aspartate--tRNA ligase, whose product is MEWRRSNLCGTLRAENLGETVTLMGWCQTRRDHGGVIFVDLRDYTGICQVVFRKEASAEAHERADSIRSEFVIAVRGKVENRIDGNLNPKLPTGEIEIIVHELNILSESQTPPYVLDEREQVEERLRLQYRYLDLRHPTMQKNLILRSKAMHQTRNFLADQGFFEIETPMLTKSTPEGARDYLVPSRVHPGSFYALPQSPQIFKQLVMVSGYDRYMQIARCFRDEDLRGNRQPEFTQLDLEMSFIQPADIYNLVEGLLSSLFETLLDVKISTPFERMPYQTAMQDYGVDAPDLRFDLKLIDISDIAGQCGLKVFSEAIERGGIAKAINVKRGSEFSRKELDELTEFVKIYGAKGMAWVKINEEGWQSPIAKFFTVEDQRAIEKRLDVEVGDLILFGADNKNIVNDALGNLRKEVARRRKLIPKNTYKFVWITDFPLLEYSVSDKRYHAVHHPFTMPNLEDLQKYGETEPQHIRSVAYDVVLNGVELGGGSIRIHRQDIQQQVFKWLELSDEEIEEKFGFLLQALSFGAPPHGGIALGFDRLMMFLLDTDSIRDVVAFPKTQRASCLMMEAPSKVSVSALEELHLRVRQLPKFE
- the hflX gene encoding GTPase HflX codes for the protein MHETLFFRNYPNVLLLSLHLPEKSRLDIDHSLQELQALSYSLGAVVRDALVQQRDQPHPAFFFGKGKLGQIKDLIHKHSISFLITDGQLSPKQAQNLEKSLHKPVLDRTQLILEIFGRNARTREAKLQIELAQSEYLLPRLLGMWKHLDRERGGIGVSRGTGEKQIEKDRQILRRKIAHLKEDLQRVDRERNNQKKRRSSCLQVSLVGYTNAGKSTIMNALTNADLLIENKLFATLDSTTRLLEEESRPKILLSDTVGFIRNLPHELVASFHSTLETIRDADLLLHVVEVGTEPEEHIKTTLAVLDEIQAVGIPKILVFNKTDQLDLLEQAILRRSYPEAVFISAAKGEVTELQEAIVNFFEKRMETVQVLLDYQHIRRLAEIYEWSRVNKIDYREEGIFLELTSIPSNLKHLRHHLPEAQFEQIEMTLPN